In one window of Paraflavitalea soli DNA:
- a CDS encoding 3-hydroxyacyl-CoA dehydrogenase NAD-binding domain-containing protein: protein MGQTIQTVCVCGAGTMGSGISQIAAQKGFHTILYDVNKGLIEKAEAVLEASLQQLLVKNKITAIEKADTLSRLRFTHDINDCLADIVIEAIVEKASIKTALFNQLAELNHSDVIFATNTSSLAVTDIARQVMRPERVAGMHFFNPAPVMKLVEVVSTPYSNEHTIQTIIELARQLGKTPVLCKDSPGFIVNHVARPYYLEALKLVEQGIGDYETIDTLLEATGFKMGPFRLMDLIGNDVNYAVSCSVYEQLGSPKRLRPSWLQKERVDKQELGRKTKKGYYGYE, encoded by the coding sequence TTGGGTCAGACAATTCAGACTGTGTGTGTTTGCGGTGCGGGTACCATGGGTAGTGGTATTTCACAAATAGCCGCACAAAAGGGATTTCATACGATCCTGTATGATGTGAATAAAGGCTTGATCGAAAAGGCGGAGGCAGTCCTGGAAGCCAGCTTGCAGCAGTTGCTGGTGAAAAATAAGATAACGGCCATAGAAAAAGCGGATACGCTTAGCCGCCTGCGTTTTACGCATGATATTAATGATTGCCTGGCAGATATTGTCATCGAAGCCATTGTAGAAAAAGCCTCTATCAAAACGGCGCTCTTCAATCAACTTGCGGAACTAAACCACAGTGACGTAATTTTTGCCACCAATACTTCTTCGCTGGCAGTTACAGATATTGCCCGGCAGGTAATGCGCCCGGAGCGTGTTGCCGGTATGCATTTCTTCAACCCTGCCCCTGTTATGAAACTGGTAGAGGTAGTAAGCACCCCCTATAGTAATGAGCATACGATACAAACGATCATAGAGCTGGCCAGGCAACTGGGCAAAACCCCTGTACTGTGTAAGGACTCACCGGGATTTATTGTGAATCACGTGGCGCGGCCTTATTATCTCGAGGCGCTAAAGCTGGTGGAGCAGGGCATTGGTGACTATGAAACGATTGATACTTTACTGGAAGCGACGGGATTTAAAATGGGTCCGTTCCGGCTGATGGACCTTATTGGTAATGATGTGAATTATGCAGTAAGCTGTTCAGTATATGAACAGTTGGGAAGCCCGAAGCGCTTACGCCCCTCCTGGCTGCAAAAAGAACGGGTAGACAAGCAGGAATTGGGCAGGAAAACTAAAAAAGGGTATTATGGATATGAGTAA
- a CDS encoding NAD-dependent epimerase/dehydratase family protein, whose amino-acid sequence MSKPTKILITGGTGFLGAYIIQELIQQGYGVRALRRSHKLPFFISAGTLDQVEWVDGDILDIVSLEEAMEGVDGVIHSAAKVSFDPKEKRELFNINIDGTANMVNMALEKKIQRFVHISSVAALGRTANGDRVTEEKKWQHSKLNTQYAISKYHAEREVWRGMGEGLDVVVLNPSTILGYGDWNTSSCAIFKNSFREFPWYTNGVNGFVDVNDVARAAVLLLKSGISAERFIVNGENWSFRQLLNTIAEGFHKKLPSREATPFLGEVAWRLEKVKSMFSGKKPLLTQQSARVAQTKTYFEHDKLLRALPGFSFTSLAQSITKACDHYLQHPQAL is encoded by the coding sequence ATGAGTAAGCCAACTAAAATACTCATAACGGGGGGTACAGGTTTTCTGGGAGCCTATATCATCCAGGAGCTGATACAACAAGGATATGGGGTGCGTGCCCTGCGCCGTAGCCATAAACTTCCTTTTTTTATTTCCGCAGGTACATTGGACCAGGTGGAATGGGTGGATGGGGATATCCTGGACATTGTATCGCTGGAAGAAGCCATGGAGGGTGTTGATGGGGTGATCCACTCGGCAGCCAAGGTTTCTTTTGATCCCAAAGAGAAAAGAGAGTTGTTTAATATCAATATAGACGGGACGGCTAATATGGTGAATATGGCGCTGGAGAAAAAGATACAGCGCTTTGTGCACATCAGTTCTGTGGCGGCCTTGGGCAGAACAGCCAACGGAGACCGGGTAACGGAAGAAAAGAAGTGGCAGCACAGCAAACTCAATACGCAGTATGCTATCAGTAAGTACCATGCCGAACGGGAAGTGTGGCGAGGTATGGGGGAAGGCCTGGATGTGGTAGTACTCAACCCCAGTACGATACTGGGGTATGGAGACTGGAATACCTCCAGCTGCGCTATATTTAAAAACAGCTTCAGGGAATTTCCCTGGTATACCAACGGGGTGAATGGTTTTGTGGATGTGAACGATGTAGCCAGGGCTGCGGTACTGTTGTTGAAGAGTGGTATAAGCGCCGAGCGTTTCATTGTAAATGGTGAGAACTGGTCGTTCCGTCAGTTGCTCAATACCATCGCAGAAGGTTTTCACAAAAAGCTACCCAGCCGGGAAGCCACCCCTTTCTTAGGAGAGGTGGCCTGGCGGCTGGAGAAAGTTAAGTCAATGTTTTCCGGCAAAAAGCCCTTGCTTACGCAGCAAAGCGCCCGTGTTGCCCAAACTAAAACTTACTTTGAGCACGATAAATTATTACGGGCATTGCCTGGCTTTTCCTTTACCTCACTGGCTCAGAGCATTACAAAAGCATGCGACCATTACCTGCAGCATCCACAGGCTTTATAA
- a CDS encoding formimidoylglutamase yields the protein MSDMFNIVDFLEPVNRAVLAQDESYKDGQMGKILQVYEEEMPDLTGVDIVLVGCGETRGAGIPPSRQLASDAIRAEFYQLFYWHQDVSIADIGNIKKGASLKDTYAALKTVLAELTAAGKMVVILGGSHDLTLAQYGMYADQKRVIDAVCIDALIDLSMDSLQRDQNFLMEMLTGEPNFIRHYNHIGFQSYYVHPHMLETMDKLRFDCFRVGMVKEQIEEMEPVIRNSQLLSFDISAIANAFAPANTITPNGLNGEDACVLMRYAGMSTNISTIGIYGYLPSKDKEALTAKQISHMLWYLVDGRSRGKREAQVEEKDSFNEFHMAFAEIESVFLQSKKTGRWWMQLPDKKFIPCSYKDYLLAGRNEIPERWLRAQERE from the coding sequence ATGTCGGATATGTTTAATATCGTTGATTTCCTCGAGCCTGTAAACAGGGCAGTACTGGCGCAGGATGAATCATATAAAGATGGGCAGATGGGTAAGATCCTTCAGGTATATGAAGAGGAAATGCCCGATCTGACCGGGGTAGATATCGTATTGGTAGGTTGTGGCGAAACCAGAGGTGCCGGAATACCTCCATCCCGGCAACTGGCTTCCGACGCGATCCGCGCCGAATTTTACCAGCTCTTTTACTGGCACCAGGACGTTTCAATTGCCGATATCGGTAACATTAAAAAGGGAGCTTCCCTAAAAGATACCTATGCCGCACTCAAAACGGTACTGGCCGAACTGACCGCTGCCGGTAAAATGGTGGTCATACTCGGTGGCTCGCATGATCTTACCCTGGCCCAATATGGCATGTACGCCGATCAAAAAAGGGTCATTGATGCCGTATGCATCGATGCCCTTATAGACCTTTCCATGGATTCCCTGCAGCGCGATCAGAACTTCCTCATGGAAATGCTCACCGGCGAGCCCAACTTTATCCGTCATTATAACCATATCGGTTTCCAGAGCTATTATGTACATCCCCATATGCTTGAAACCATGGATAAGCTGCGCTTTGATTGTTTCCGTGTAGGAATGGTCAAGGAACAAATTGAGGAAATGGAGCCCGTTATTCGCAACAGCCAGCTCCTGAGCTTTGACATTTCCGCCATTGCCAATGCTTTCGCGCCTGCCAATACCATCACTCCAAATGGATTAAATGGGGAAGATGCATGCGTTCTCATGCGGTATGCAGGCATGAGCACAAATATCAGCACCATCGGCATATATGGCTATCTGCCTTCTAAAGACAAAGAAGCACTCACCGCCAAACAGATCAGCCACATGCTGTGGTACCTCGTAGATGGCCGCAGCCGGGGTAAACGTGAAGCGCAGGTAGAGGAAAAAGACTCCTTCAATGAGTTCCACATGGCCTTTGCCGAAATAGAGTCCGTATTCCTCCAAAGCAAAAAAACAGGTCGCTGGTGGATGCAGTTGCCCGATAAAAAATTCATCCCTTGCTCCTATAAGGATTATTTATTGGCCGGCCGCAATGAAATACCTGAAAGATGGCTGCGGGCACAGGAAAGAGAATAA
- a CDS encoding TIGR00266 family protein: MKTNHEIDYRIYGEEMQYVEVELDPNETAVAESGAFMMMDDGIQMQTMFGDGSQPQQGLLGKLMSAGKRILTGESLFMTAFTNVGQGKKRVSFASPYPGKIIPLDLSKYDGKIVAQKDSFLCAAKGVSIGIELQRKLGTGLFGGEGFIMQKLEGDGMAFVHAGGHVFEKTLQPGEFLRIDTGCLVAYTRNINYDIQFVGGIKNTIFGGEGLFFATLRGPGKVWIQTLPISRLAGRILAYGTYKRKEEGSILGGLGNMLDGDGWK; the protein is encoded by the coding sequence ATGAAAACGAATCACGAAATAGATTATCGCATTTATGGTGAAGAGATGCAGTATGTGGAAGTGGAACTGGACCCCAATGAAACGGCGGTAGCTGAAAGCGGCGCCTTTATGATGATGGATGATGGTATCCAGATGCAAACGATGTTTGGCGATGGTTCGCAACCGCAGCAAGGGCTGTTGGGCAAACTGATGTCGGCAGGTAAACGCATCCTTACGGGTGAAAGTTTATTTATGACAGCCTTTACGAATGTGGGCCAGGGCAAAAAGCGTGTAAGCTTTGCCTCGCCTTATCCCGGTAAGATCATTCCATTGGACCTGTCGAAATATGATGGCAAGATCGTAGCGCAAAAGGACTCTTTCCTGTGTGCAGCCAAAGGTGTTTCGATCGGCATTGAATTGCAGCGGAAACTGGGTACTGGTTTATTTGGCGGAGAAGGTTTCATCATGCAAAAGCTGGAGGGTGATGGAATGGCTTTTGTACATGCTGGTGGCCACGTATTTGAAAAGACCTTGCAGCCTGGTGAGTTTTTACGGATCGATACGGGTTGTCTTGTAGCGTATACCAGAAACATCAATTATGATATCCAGTTTGTAGGTGGTATTAAGAATACCATCTTCGGTGGAGAAGGATTGTTCTTCGCCACGCTGCGTGGACCTGGTAAGGTATGGATCCAAACGCTACCCATCAGTCGCCTGGCAGGCCGAATTCTGGCTTATGGTACTTATAAGCGCAAAGAAGAAGGCAGTATCTTAGGGGGGTTGGGGAATATGCTGGATGGGGATGGCTGGAAGTAG
- the pheS gene encoding phenylalanine--tRNA ligase subunit alpha, whose product MEQLLQQIATYKQEIEKLANDGTEALEAYRIKFLGTKGIVKNLFTEMKNVAADKRKEFGLVLNDFKQLAESKYETWKQTLESNSSAAAASTIDVTLPGDPLPLGTRHPINLFLNHVISIFQRLGFSVAEGPEIEDDWHNFTALNLPEHHPARDMQDTFYIQQKPDVLLRTHTSNTQIRAMEQNPLPIRIICPGRVYRNETVSARSHCFFHQIEGLYIDENVSFADLKQTLYFFVQEMYGKDIKVRFRPSYFPFTEPSAEMDIQCQICGGEGCAVCKRTGWLEILGCGMVHPKVLENCKIDSNKYTGFAFGMGIERPALLKYGINDIRLFSENDVRFLRQFTSAI is encoded by the coding sequence ATGGAACAACTGTTACAACAGATAGCCACTTACAAGCAGGAGATTGAGAAATTGGCTAATGACGGGACGGAAGCACTGGAGGCTTACCGTATTAAGTTTCTTGGCACAAAAGGGATTGTGAAGAACCTCTTTACGGAAATGAAAAATGTGGCGGCAGATAAGAGAAAGGAGTTTGGCCTGGTATTGAATGATTTCAAGCAACTGGCGGAGAGCAAATACGAAACCTGGAAGCAAACGCTGGAAAGCAATTCGTCTGCTGCTGCGGCATCCACCATTGACGTAACGCTTCCCGGCGACCCTTTACCGTTGGGCACACGCCATCCTATTAACCTGTTCCTGAACCATGTGATCAGCATATTTCAGCGGCTTGGATTTTCTGTAGCGGAAGGACCGGAAATTGAGGACGACTGGCACAATTTCACGGCACTGAACCTGCCGGAGCATCACCCCGCACGGGATATGCAGGATACTTTTTACATTCAGCAAAAGCCTGATGTGCTTTTGCGTACACATACCAGCAATACGCAGATACGGGCTATGGAACAAAATCCATTGCCTATCCGGATCATCTGTCCGGGACGGGTATACCGTAATGAAACGGTGAGCGCCCGCAGCCACTGTTTTTTCCACCAGATCGAAGGGTTGTATATTGACGAAAATGTGTCTTTTGCAGATCTGAAGCAGACCTTGTACTTCTTTGTACAGGAGATGTACGGTAAGGATATCAAGGTACGTTTCCGTCCCAGTTACTTCCCTTTTACTGAACCAAGTGCAGAAATGGATATACAATGCCAAATTTGTGGGGGCGAAGGCTGTGCGGTATGTAAACGTACGGGCTGGCTGGAGATCCTGGGTTGTGGAATGGTGCATCCCAAGGTGCTGGAAAATTGCAAGATCGACTCCAATAAATACACAGGATTTGCCTTTGGTATGGGCATTGAGCGTCCTGCATTACTGAAATATGGCATTAATGATATCCGGTTGTTCAGTGAGAATGATGTGCGGTTTCTCCGACAATTCACGAGTGCGATATAA
- the dacB gene encoding D-alanyl-D-alanine carboxypeptidase/D-alanyl-D-alanine endopeptidase — MKKRTGYFLLSVLVFAACSPQKAINKQVHQSILQDPSISRAHIGISLFDVTDNKYLYNYQGDKYFVPASNTKIVTCFAALKYLGDSLTGMHYLENDTAVFLLPAGDPTLLHPEFKKQPVIEFLQKTTKNVYITDQNWKDRSLGSGWGWSDYNESYMAERSALPVFGNTIRWVQEAAQGVQNEDPLFAPSPSVYSIPEVDWKVRFDGDTARKSFYVERDQAENVFHISQSTEKKKEQEVPFVTHGIQSALELLPDTLHKEVNYKAWRSTRNLQPMIRSQQPRAIHSQPTDSLLRPMMYRSDNFYAEQSLLMVSNQKLGLMSDRLIIDTLLKTDLADLPQVPRWVDGSGLSRYNLFTPQTFVAILNKMREQFGMDRLKNIFPTGGTGTLGSFYKKDSGYIYAKTGTLSGVVALSGYLYTHKNKLVIFSVLVNNHNGNAVAVRRSVEAFITSIRNKY; from the coding sequence ATGAAAAAAAGAACCGGGTATTTTCTCTTGTCAGTGCTGGTTTTTGCGGCCTGTTCTCCGCAGAAAGCTATTAATAAACAAGTACATCAATCTATCCTGCAAGATCCTTCCATCAGCAGGGCGCATATCGGTATCAGCCTTTTTGATGTTACCGACAACAAGTACCTGTACAATTACCAGGGCGATAAATACTTTGTGCCTGCATCCAATACCAAGATTGTTACATGTTTCGCTGCCTTAAAATACCTGGGCGATAGCCTCACAGGCATGCATTACCTGGAAAATGATACCGCTGTTTTCCTCTTGCCTGCCGGCGATCCCACCCTGTTACATCCCGAATTCAAAAAACAACCTGTAATAGAGTTCCTCCAAAAGACTACCAAAAATGTCTACATCACAGACCAGAACTGGAAAGACAGGTCCCTGGGCTCAGGATGGGGATGGAGCGATTACAATGAAAGCTATATGGCCGAACGCAGCGCCCTCCCCGTATTTGGCAATACCATCCGCTGGGTACAGGAAGCAGCACAGGGCGTGCAAAATGAAGACCCTCTCTTTGCCCCCAGCCCTTCCGTTTATTCCATTCCCGAGGTAGACTGGAAAGTGCGCTTTGATGGTGACACCGCCAGAAAGAGTTTCTATGTAGAGCGCGATCAGGCCGAGAATGTTTTTCATATTTCCCAGAGCACCGAGAAAAAGAAAGAACAGGAAGTACCTTTTGTCACCCATGGTATTCAATCTGCCCTCGAACTATTGCCTGATACTCTCCACAAAGAAGTGAACTACAAAGCCTGGAGATCAACCCGCAACCTGCAGCCAATGATCCGCAGTCAGCAGCCCCGGGCCATACATTCCCAGCCTACCGATTCCTTGCTGCGGCCCATGATGTATCGCAGCGATAATTTCTATGCAGAACAATCCCTCCTCATGGTGAGCAACCAGAAACTTGGACTCATGAGCGACCGGCTGATTATCGATACCCTATTAAAGACCGACCTGGCCGACCTGCCACAGGTGCCCCGTTGGGTGGATGGCAGCGGATTAAGCCGGTACAACCTGTTCACTCCACAGACATTTGTGGCCATTCTCAATAAAATGCGGGAGCAGTTTGGGATGGATCGCCTGAAAAACATTTTCCCTACAGGAGGTACCGGCACCCTCGGCAGCTTCTATAAAAAAGACAGCGGGTATATTTATGCTAAAACCGGTACCTTGTCGGGCGTCGTGGCCTTAAGCGGTTACCTGTATACCCATAAAAATAAACTCGTCATTTTCTCTGTGCTCGTCAACAACCACAATGGCAATGCCGTAGCTGTAAGACGTAGTGTGGAAGCCTTCATCACCAGCATCCGGAACAAATATTAA
- a CDS encoding efflux RND transporter permease subunit — MSVLENITGKFKNFGPTTWSIKNKTSIYLLMLIVSGIGLFQFVTLPKEQFPDIVIPTIYVQTIYVGNSPKDIENLVTQPIEKQIKGITGAKINKVTSTSVQDYSAITVEFGTDVKTDIALQKVKDAVDKAKPDLPTDLTEEPSTMEVSFSDQPIMYVNVSGNYDVVKLKEYADDLQDRLEELSQINRVDLVGAPEREFQINVDNYRMQSAGVTFDDIANAVSRENMDISGGMLDVGETKRNLQLKGQFKTAFDIEKVIIRNTKGAAIYLKDIASIKDTIKDKESYARLNGKNVITLNIIKRAGENLIETSDDIKKVVDEMKADQFPKDLNVVITGDLSKATRTSFNELVNTIVIGFLLVLVILMFFMGVTNAFFVALSVPLSMFVAFIFLPAADLIVGSHVTLNFIVLFALLFGLGIIVDDAIVVIENTHRIFVQSQGKINTERSAMMAAGEVFIPVLAGTLTTLAPFVPLLFWPGIIGKFMIYLPTMLIFTLTASLIVAFIMNPVFAVDFMNHPEGDHKKSRLDIFRKPFLWIALGVGIVLDISGFTFLGNLLIFIVLLILLNHFVLDRLIHGFQNRALPWIMGHYETLLRWALNGWKPVWLLLATFGLLIFSFMFFGARNVPVVFFPTGDPNQIYVYLKLPVGTDVDYTDSVAKTLEKRVYKVLDMENGKENPVVESVITNIAVGASDPMSGDRSTRPELGRIQVSFVEFEKRHGKATAPYLDEIRKVVKGIPGAELSVNQEQGGPPTEPPINIEIASENFDDLIKTGVALKNYLDSIQTPGVEELKMDIDLTNPEITLTVDRERAMMEGVSSAQIGMSIRTAVFGREVSKIKDGEDEYKIQLRNEQLQRKSLGDLMNMNITFQDMASGGKLKHVPISSLVKLDYTSTLGSVKRKNQKRMITLTSNVLLTQGYTPTAVNEELKGHIADFKKRPPSVTIRQTGEGEQQAETGAFLGKALVIALFLILLILVIQFNSISKSVIILTEIIFSVIGVLFGFGITRMEVSVVMTGIGIVGLAGIVVKNGILVIEFADELRSRGVKTREAVIQAGKTRIIPVLLTAVAAILGLIPLAIGFNIDFVKMFSELNPNIFFGGDNAVFWKPLSWTIIFGLAFAFFMTLVIVPSMYLIAERLKRPMRRMYGGKWISFLGIPPLTFVFMPLMLITMIVHRFDKARRRRKLSDKRVNEAFIGSWF; from the coding sequence ATGAGTGTTCTGGAAAATATAACGGGGAAGTTTAAAAATTTCGGACCAACTACCTGGAGTATTAAAAACAAGACTTCGATCTACCTGCTGATGCTGATCGTGAGCGGGATCGGATTATTCCAGTTTGTTACGCTGCCCAAAGAGCAGTTTCCCGATATTGTGATCCCCACGATTTATGTTCAAACGATCTATGTAGGTAACTCGCCTAAAGATATTGAGAACCTGGTGACGCAGCCTATTGAAAAGCAGATCAAAGGGATCACTGGCGCCAAGATCAATAAAGTAACAAGCACTTCGGTACAGGATTATTCGGCGATCACGGTAGAATTTGGCACGGATGTAAAAACGGATATAGCGCTGCAAAAAGTAAAGGATGCGGTGGATAAGGCGAAGCCGGATCTGCCTACAGACCTTACTGAAGAACCATCAACGATGGAGGTAAGTTTTTCGGACCAGCCGATCATGTATGTGAATGTGAGTGGTAATTATGATGTGGTAAAGCTGAAGGAGTATGCGGATGACCTGCAAGACAGGTTGGAGGAGTTATCACAGATCAACCGGGTAGACCTGGTAGGCGCTCCTGAGCGGGAGTTCCAGATCAATGTAGACAATTACCGTATGCAAAGTGCAGGGGTGACATTTGACGATATTGCGAATGCGGTATCGCGTGAAAACATGGACATATCGGGCGGTATGCTGGATGTGGGTGAAACAAAAAGGAACCTGCAATTAAAGGGTCAGTTTAAAACGGCTTTTGATATTGAGAAGGTGATCATCCGGAATACGAAGGGAGCGGCTATTTACCTCAAAGACATTGCCTCGATCAAAGATACTATTAAGGACAAAGAGAGTTATGCGCGGCTGAACGGAAAGAATGTGATCACGCTGAATATCATCAAACGTGCGGGCGAGAACCTGATCGAAACTTCGGATGACATCAAGAAGGTGGTAGACGAGATGAAGGCGGATCAGTTTCCCAAAGACCTGAATGTAGTGATCACAGGGGACCTGAGCAAGGCTACACGTACCTCCTTTAATGAGTTGGTGAATACGATTGTGATCGGTTTCTTGCTGGTACTGGTCATCCTGATGTTCTTTATGGGTGTCACAAATGCGTTCTTCGTGGCCTTGTCTGTGCCACTGAGTATGTTTGTTGCCTTCATCTTCTTACCGGCAGCTGACCTGATCGTGGGATCGCATGTAACGTTGAACTTTATCGTGCTATTTGCGCTGCTGTTTGGACTGGGGATTATTGTGGATGATGCGATCGTAGTGATCGAGAATACGCACCGGATCTTTGTGCAGTCGCAAGGCAAGATCAATACGGAGCGATCGGCCATGATGGCAGCCGGAGAGGTATTTATACCAGTATTAGCCGGTACCTTAACGACGCTGGCGCCCTTCGTGCCGCTGCTTTTCTGGCCGGGCATTATTGGTAAGTTTATGATCTACCTGCCTACGATGCTGATCTTTACGTTGACAGCCTCTTTGATCGTGGCTTTCATCATGAACCCTGTATTTGCGGTAGACTTCATGAACCATCCGGAAGGGGATCATAAAAAGTCGAGGCTGGACATTTTCCGGAAACCATTTTTATGGATCGCCCTGGGGGTAGGCATCGTGCTGGATATCTCGGGCTTTACCTTCCTTGGCAATCTTTTGATCTTTATTGTACTGTTGATCCTGCTGAACCATTTTGTATTGGACCGGCTGATCCATGGTTTCCAAAACCGTGCGTTGCCCTGGATCATGGGACATTATGAAACTTTGCTGAGGTGGGCATTGAATGGATGGAAACCGGTATGGTTGTTATTGGCCACTTTCGGATTGCTGATCTTTTCGTTTATGTTCTTTGGGGCACGGAATGTGCCGGTGGTGTTTTTTCCCACTGGTGACCCGAACCAGATCTATGTATACCTGAAGTTGCCGGTAGGTACGGATGTGGATTATACGGACTCCGTGGCCAAGACATTGGAAAAGCGCGTATATAAAGTGCTGGACATGGAAAATGGTAAAGAGAACCCGGTGGTGGAGAGTGTGATCACGAATATTGCAGTGGGCGCCAGCGATCCCATGAGTGGAGACCGGAGCACCAGGCCTGAACTGGGACGTATACAGGTATCTTTTGTAGAATTTGAAAAGCGGCATGGAAAAGCGACGGCGCCTTACCTGGATGAGATCCGGAAGGTGGTAAAAGGCATTCCGGGCGCTGAGTTGTCGGTTAACCAGGAGCAGGGCGGCCCTCCTACTGAGCCACCTATCAATATTGAAATAGCGAGCGAGAATTTTGATGACCTGATCAAAACAGGGGTAGCCTTGAAAAACTACCTGGATTCGATCCAGACACCTGGTGTGGAAGAATTGAAAATGGATATTGACCTTACGAATCCTGAGATTACGCTCACGGTTGACCGGGAAAGGGCCATGATGGAAGGGGTTTCTTCGGCGCAAATAGGTATGTCTATCAGGACTGCTGTCTTTGGCCGGGAAGTATCCAAAATAAAAGATGGAGAGGATGAGTATAAGATCCAATTGCGGAATGAACAGCTTCAGCGCAAAAGCCTGGGTGACCTGATGAACATGAATATTACGTTCCAGGACATGGCATCTGGCGGCAAGCTGAAACATGTGCCGATCAGCTCGCTGGTAAAACTGGATTATACGAGTACTTTGGGAAGTGTAAAACGCAAGAATCAGAAGCGAATGATCACACTGACCTCGAATGTGCTATTGACGCAAGGCTACACGCCTACAGCCGTGAATGAAGAATTGAAAGGGCATATTGCTGACTTCAAGAAGCGGCCACCCAGTGTAACGATACGGCAAACGGGTGAAGGAGAACAACAGGCTGAGACGGGCGCCTTCCTAGGAAAAGCACTTGTGATTGCACTGTTCCTGATATTGCTGATCCTGGTGATCCAGTTCAACTCGATCAGTAAGTCGGTGATCATTTTAACGGAGATCATATTCAGTGTAATTGGCGTACTGTTTGGGTTTGGTATTACACGTATGGAGGTATCGGTGGTGATGACGGGTATTGGTATTGTGGGGCTGGCGGGTATTGTGGTAAAGAACGGTATCCTGGTGATCGAATTTGCGGATGAGTTACGCTCACGCGGTGTAAAAACGCGTGAGGCGGTCATCCAGGCGGGCAAAACGCGGATCATTCCTGTGTTGCTGACTGCTGTGGCTGCGATCCTTGGTCTGATACCGCTGGCGATTGGATTCAATATTGATTTCGTTAAGATGTTCAGTGAGCTGAATCCAAATATCTTCTTTGGTGGAGACAATGCGGTGTTCTGGAAACCATTGTCCTGGACGATCATCTTTGGTCTTGCCTTTGCCTTCTTTATGACGCTGGTAATTGTGCCGAGTATGTACCTGATCGCAGAAAGGCTGAAGCGGCCTATGCGGCGGATGTATGGTGGCAAGTGGATCTCGTTCCTGGGCATTCCGCCGCTCACCTTTGTATTTATGCCGCTGATGCTGATCACGATGATCGTACATCGCTTTGACAAGGCCAGGCGCCGTCGGAAGCTCTCTGATAAACGTGTAAATGAAGCATTTATAGGCAGCTGGTTCTAA